A genomic window from Candidatus Denitrolinea symbiosum includes:
- a CDS encoding methyltransferase type 11 translates to MGIFLHKELIEKNHEIWNRKPLLHRIYNDFYRIMAAYQSNLLEGKVVELGSGMGNIHDSIPECVRTDLFPYSWIDQVENAYKLTFADASLSDLFMVDVFHHLRYPGTALAEFQRVLKSGGRLILMEPALSALGYIVYGLLHVEPIGKLARIQWRAPQDWMPDNIDYYAAQGNATRIFVQEHFTDRLEGWRIIEVQRIAALAYVASGGYTGPQLYPSFAYPFMKFLEKLLRPFPALFATRLLVVLEKE, encoded by the coding sequence ATGGGTATCTTTCTGCACAAAGAATTGATTGAAAAAAATCACGAGATTTGGAATCGTAAACCGCTGTTGCACAGAATTTACAACGATTTTTATCGGATCATGGCGGCCTATCAGAGCAACCTGCTCGAAGGTAAGGTTGTGGAGCTTGGCTCAGGTATGGGAAATATCCACGATTCCATCCCTGAATGCGTACGCACAGATCTCTTTCCCTATTCCTGGATCGACCAGGTCGAAAACGCCTACAAATTAACCTTTGCTGACGCATCTCTCTCAGATCTGTTTATGGTGGACGTATTCCATCATCTGCGCTACCCCGGAACAGCCCTCGCGGAGTTCCAGCGCGTACTCAAATCAGGCGGACGTTTGATTCTCATGGAGCCAGCCTTGAGCGCGCTGGGATATATCGTCTACGGACTGCTGCATGTCGAGCCGATCGGCAAACTCGCTCGGATACAATGGCGGGCGCCACAGGACTGGATGCCGGATAATATTGATTACTACGCCGCACAGGGAAATGCCACGCGTATCTTTGTCCAAGAACATTTTACAGACCGCCTGGAAGGGTGGCGAATCATCGAAGTTCAGCGAATCGCCGCATTGGCGTATGTCGCTTCGGGCGGATATACAGGACCGCAACTTTACCCGTCCTTTGCGTATCCGTTCATGAAATTCCTGGAAAAATTGTTGCGCCCATTCCCAGCCCTGTTTGCTACACGGCTGTTAGTGGTTTTGGAAAAGGAATAA
- a CDS encoding glycosyl transferase → MNSPLFDSAGQQYQQTRMAQWDKVARMRDTWRGWGGAYHKRLKEIYRFLVSPGQRVLEIGSGYGELLASVRPARGLGVDFSPEMTSRAVARHLSSVPRPLEFVHADAHDLSFLKETFDVIILSDLVNDAWDVQRVFEQIRPLCTPRTRVIVNVYSNLWQGVLSLAQRARLAVPILKQNWLTADDLRGILTLAGFETIRDWREILLPLPIPLLAAFCNRVLVRLPVFRGLALANFLIARLQPVPVEEPSVSVVIAARNEAGNIRSIFERTPQMGRATELIFVEGHSKDDTYAVIEREIALHPATPSRVLRQPGIGKADAIRAGFDAATGDILMILDADLTVPPEDLPRFYEALRSGRGEFVNGVRLVYPMEKQAMQGLNFLGNKFFSWAFTSLLGQPIKDTLCGTKVLWKKDYERIAANRSYFGDFDPFGDFDLIFGAAKLNLKIVDLPIRYRERTYGATNISRWKHGLLLIRMVWYAARRIKFV, encoded by the coding sequence ATGAACTCTCCCCTCTTCGATTCCGCCGGACAACAATACCAGCAAACCCGCATGGCCCAATGGGACAAAGTGGCGCGCATGCGCGACACGTGGCGCGGCTGGGGCGGCGCGTATCATAAACGCCTCAAGGAAATCTACCGCTTCCTCGTCAGTCCGGGACAGCGCGTCCTCGAAATCGGCAGCGGATACGGCGAGCTGCTGGCGTCCGTCCGACCGGCGCGCGGCCTCGGCGTAGACTTCTCCCCCGAGATGACGAGCCGCGCCGTCGCCCGTCACCTGTCTTCCGTTCCCCGTCCCCTCGAATTCGTCCATGCCGACGCGCACGATCTTTCGTTCCTCAAAGAGACCTTCGACGTCATCATCCTCTCCGACCTCGTCAACGACGCCTGGGACGTGCAGCGCGTCTTCGAGCAGATCCGTCCGCTGTGTACGCCGCGCACGCGCGTCATCGTCAACGTTTACAGCAATCTCTGGCAGGGCGTTCTCAGCCTCGCCCAGCGCGCCCGTCTCGCCGTGCCGATCCTCAAGCAGAATTGGCTCACCGCCGACGACCTGCGCGGCATATTGACCCTCGCGGGATTCGAGACCATCCGCGACTGGCGCGAGATACTCCTCCCGCTTCCCATCCCGCTCCTCGCCGCGTTCTGCAACCGCGTCCTCGTCCGCCTGCCGGTCTTCCGCGGCCTCGCGCTGGCGAACTTCCTCATCGCGCGTTTGCAGCCTGTTCCTGTTGAAGAGCCGAGCGTGTCAGTCGTCATCGCGGCGCGCAACGAGGCGGGGAACATCCGCTCCATCTTCGAGCGGACTCCGCAAATGGGACGCGCCACCGAACTCATCTTCGTCGAGGGACATTCCAAAGACGACACCTACGCGGTCATCGAACGCGAGATCGCTTTGCATCCCGCGACCCCAAGCCGCGTTCTGCGCCAGCCGGGCATCGGCAAAGCGGACGCGATCCGCGCCGGCTTCGACGCGGCGACCGGCGACATCCTGATGATCCTCGACGCCGACCTGACCGTCCCGCCCGAAGACCTGCCGCGCTTCTACGAGGCCCTGCGCTCGGGACGCGGAGAATTCGTCAACGGCGTGCGGCTGGTCTATCCGATGGAAAAACAAGCCATGCAGGGATTGAACTTCCTCGGCAACAAATTCTTCAGCTGGGCGTTCACCTCCCTGCTCGGACAACCCATCAAAGATACGCTCTGCGGTACGAAAGTTTTGTGGAAAAAGGACTACGAACGCATCGCCGCCAACCGTTCCTACTTCGGCGACTTCGATCCCTTCGGAGATTTTGACCTGATCTTCGGCGCGGCGAAACTGAATCTCAAAATCGTTGACCTCCCCATCCGTTACCGCGAGCGGACGTACGGCGCTACCAACATCTCGCGCTGGAAACACGGTCTGTTGCTGATCCGCATGGTCTGGTACGCGGCGCGGAGGATTAAGTTTGTGTAA
- a CDS encoding ATPase, AAA+ superfamily, with translation MSIQREITSQAEKHLEMDDALLFIGARQAGKTTILRQLENLIKTRGQPTIFLNLEDREILSLLDQSLKNLFQIAPIDLQTKTFVFVDEVQYLKDPTNFIKYFFDEYRGKIKIVASGSSAFYVDRGFRDSLVGRKKIFNVYTLSFREFLRFKGEDAFSARDFSDLTKMELDRLHPLLAQYMAYGGYPRAVMAPLEEKRNVLTDILYSYIKKDIYEAGVRREETFYRLFKALAQQVGSLVNASELAATFGVSQPAIDNYLYVMRKSFHIELIRPFYRNIRKEITKMPKVYFYDLGLRNVILNNFDLHETRHDKGQILENLFFRALLERTTIDEIRFWRTAAQNEIDFVVGDQAYEIKSNKQSARAEKYKIFQQEYPEINLEFLDLNDIVGFL, from the coding sequence ATGAGCATTCAAAGAGAAATCACTTCCCAGGCAGAAAAGCATCTTGAGATGGACGATGCGCTTCTTTTCATCGGAGCGCGTCAGGCGGGAAAAACCACCATCCTGCGGCAATTGGAAAATCTCATTAAAACAAGAGGCCAACCCACAATTTTTCTCAACCTGGAAGACAGGGAAATCCTTTCGCTCCTCGATCAGTCGTTAAAGAATCTTTTCCAGATCGCGCCCATTGACCTGCAAACCAAAACCTTCGTTTTTGTTGATGAAGTTCAATACCTGAAAGACCCGACCAATTTCATCAAGTACTTCTTCGACGAATATCGCGGAAAAATAAAGATCGTCGCTTCCGGCTCCTCGGCGTTTTACGTGGATCGCGGTTTTCGCGATTCGCTGGTTGGCAGAAAAAAGATCTTCAATGTGTACACCCTCTCGTTCCGGGAGTTTTTGCGCTTCAAAGGCGAGGACGCGTTTTCAGCAAGGGATTTTTCCGATCTGACGAAAATGGAATTGGACAGGCTTCATCCCCTGCTTGCCCAATACATGGCTTACGGAGGCTATCCGAGGGCGGTCATGGCGCCGTTGGAAGAAAAACGGAATGTTCTCACCGACATTCTCTATTCCTATATAAAAAAGGACATCTATGAAGCAGGAGTCAGAAGAGAGGAAACATTTTATAGATTATTCAAGGCGCTTGCCCAACAGGTCGGCAGCCTGGTTAATGCTTCCGAATTAGCCGCGACGTTTGGAGTTTCCCAGCCCGCGATTGACAATTACCTGTATGTCATGCGAAAGTCTTTTCATATTGAGTTGATTCGGCCTTTTTATAGGAACATCCGTAAAGAGATTACGAAAATGCCCAAGGTCTATTTTTACGATCTGGGGCTGCGAAATGTCATATTGAACAATTTCGATCTTCATGAAACCAGACACGATAAAGGCCAGATACTCGAAAACCTGTTCTTCAGGGCATTGCTGGAAAGGACTACCATAGATGAGATTCGATTCTGGCGGACCGCCGCGCAAAACGAAATTGATTTTGTCGTCGGTGATCAGGCGTATGAGATCAAGTCGAACAAGCAATCAGCCAGGGCGGAAAAATACAAAATCTTTCAGCAGGAATATCCAGAGATCAACTTGGAGTTCCTTGACCTGAATGACATCGTCGGTTTTTTGTAA
- a CDS encoding epimerase, with protein MTRHAVITGGAGYIGSLLTSELLRAGWRVTVLDSLLFGGESLVPFLSHPSFHFVKADVTDPRAVKDSLKGDWAKPEAVIHLAAIVGFPACQAVGKQAAWKYNVEATKMVFEQASALGAERFVFASSYSNYGLSPDGKPVTEESPLNPQSLYAETKIAAEEYLLGQKDAPAAPLLFRLATLYGISPRTRFDLIVNQFVLEAFSKRELIIYQRGYSRSFVHVRDTVRGILLGLDAPEAKTRGQVYNLGADNGNYTKDQIVNLVLVRMPETVVEYKNLTFGGDMRDITVSFEKIRRELGFETALTVDDGIRELVFALKSGLIRNPHDEKYRNAQFIVQ; from the coding sequence ATGACGCGTCACGCGGTCATCACGGGCGGCGCGGGCTACATCGGTTCGCTCCTGACCTCGGAGCTGTTGCGCGCGGGCTGGCGCGTCACCGTCCTCGACAGCCTGCTGTTCGGCGGCGAGTCGCTCGTCCCGTTTTTGTCTCATCCCAGCTTCCACTTCGTCAAAGCGGATGTGACCGATCCGCGCGCCGTCAAAGATTCTCTCAAAGGCGATTGGGCGAAACCCGAGGCGGTGATCCATCTCGCCGCGATCGTCGGTTTCCCTGCGTGTCAGGCCGTCGGGAAGCAGGCCGCGTGGAAGTACAACGTCGAGGCGACGAAGATGGTCTTCGAGCAGGCGTCCGCTTTGGGGGCGGAACGATTCGTGTTCGCGTCCAGTTACAGCAACTACGGTCTCTCGCCCGACGGCAAGCCCGTCACCGAGGAATCGCCGCTCAATCCGCAGTCCCTGTATGCCGAGACGAAGATCGCGGCCGAGGAGTACCTGCTCGGGCAAAAGGACGCGCCCGCCGCGCCGCTGCTGTTCCGCCTGGCGACGCTCTATGGGATTTCCCCGCGCACGCGCTTCGACCTGATCGTAAACCAGTTCGTGCTGGAGGCGTTCTCCAAGCGCGAGCTCATCATCTATCAGCGCGGCTACTCGCGGTCGTTCGTCCACGTGCGCGATACCGTGCGTGGCATCCTGCTCGGACTGGACGCGCCTGAAGCGAAGACGCGCGGCCAGGTCTATAATCTCGGCGCGGACAACGGCAATTACACAAAAGACCAGATCGTCAACCTGGTGCTGGTGCGCATGCCCGAAACCGTGGTGGAATACAAAAACCTGACCTTCGGCGGCGACATGCGCGACATCACCGTGTCGTTCGAGAAGATCCGCCGCGAACTCGGTTTCGAGACCGCGCTGACCGTGGACGACGGAATCCGCGAGCTGGTCTTCGCGCTGAAGAGCGGGCTGATCCGCAATCCGCACGATGAGAAATATCGGAACGCGCAGTTCATTGTGCAGTAG
- a CDS encoding GDP-L-fucose synthase, with the protein MPNNFWQNKKVIVTGGAGFLGSFVTAKLKERGATDIYIPTIENFNLVDPNDIRRLYDETLKDFDPKNAIVIHLAAHVGGIGANREHPAEFFYDNLMMGVELMHQAWQRGVGKFVAIGTVCAYPKFTPVPFKEDDLWNGYPEETNAPYGLAKKMMLVQAQSYRQQYGFNAIFLLPVNLYGPRDNFNLQTSHVIPALIRKALEAKDRGDRELRVWGDGSPTREFLFVEDAADGIVTAAEKYNGDLPVNLGSGYEISIKDLTEMIVRMTGFEGELVWETDKPNGQPRRGLDVTRARELFGWGAQVPFEEGMRRTIEWFKENRQRIESRERK; encoded by the coding sequence ATGCCAAATAATTTCTGGCAAAACAAAAAAGTAATCGTCACAGGCGGGGCGGGATTCCTCGGCTCGTTTGTGACCGCGAAACTCAAAGAGCGCGGCGCGACGGACATCTACATCCCGACCATCGAGAATTTCAATCTGGTGGATCCCAACGACATTCGCCGCCTATATGACGAGACGTTGAAAGACTTCGACCCGAAGAACGCGATCGTCATCCACCTCGCCGCGCACGTGGGCGGGATCGGCGCGAACCGCGAGCATCCCGCCGAGTTCTTTTACGATAACTTGATGATGGGCGTGGAGTTGATGCATCAGGCCTGGCAGCGCGGCGTCGGCAAATTCGTCGCCATCGGGACGGTGTGCGCTTATCCCAAGTTCACGCCAGTCCCGTTCAAGGAAGACGACCTGTGGAACGGCTATCCCGAAGAGACCAACGCGCCTTACGGCCTCGCCAAGAAGATGATGCTGGTGCAGGCGCAGTCGTACCGCCAGCAATACGGCTTCAATGCCATCTTCCTGCTTCCCGTGAATCTCTACGGCCCGCGCGACAACTTTAATTTGCAGACTTCGCACGTCATCCCCGCGCTGATCCGCAAGGCGCTGGAGGCGAAAGACCGCGGCGACCGCGAACTCCGCGTCTGGGGCGACGGCTCGCCGACGCGCGAATTCCTCTTCGTGGAAGACGCCGCGGACGGAATCGTCACCGCCGCCGAAAAGTACAACGGCGACCTGCCCGTCAACCTCGGCTCGGGCTACGAGATCTCCATCAAAGACCTGACCGAGATGATCGTCCGCATGACGGGCTTCGAGGGCGAACTCGTCTGGGAGACGGACAAGCCCAACGGTCAGCCGCGCCGCGGCTTGGACGTGACGCGGGCGAGGGAACTCTTCGGCTGGGGCGCGCAAGTCCCGTTCGAGGAAGGGATGCGGCGCACCATCGAGTGGTTCAAGGAAAACAGGCAGAGAATAGAGAGCAGAGAAAGAAAGTAG
- a CDS encoding phosphate ABC transporter permease: MTEITKHEPATIYIKPSHGLAALNLRDLWVYRELVFFMVWRDVKVKYKQTLLGMAWAVIQPVMTMLVFTFLFGTVAKLPTDGIPYPVFSFTALLPWGLFVTALNQGSRSLVAHNNMVTKIYFPRLILPMSAVLAGLVDFAIAFVILVALMAYYHVTPAWNLVWTLPLFLLLALVAALGVALWLSAINVKYRDVNQALPFLTQFWLFATPVAYSSSVISPKWQIVYSLNPMAGVVNGFRWALLGSGNGPDAALWVSAAISILVLVTGLFYFRSTEKTFADTI; this comes from the coding sequence ATGACCGAAATTACCAAACACGAACCCGCCACCATCTATATCAAGCCTTCACACGGACTCGCCGCGCTCAACCTGCGCGACTTGTGGGTGTACCGCGAATTGGTCTTCTTCATGGTCTGGCGCGACGTGAAAGTGAAATACAAGCAGACGCTGCTCGGCATGGCCTGGGCGGTGATCCAGCCCGTGATGACCATGCTCGTCTTCACGTTCCTGTTCGGCACGGTCGCGAAACTTCCCACCGACGGGATTCCCTACCCCGTCTTCTCGTTCACCGCGCTGCTGCCGTGGGGACTCTTCGTCACCGCGCTGAATCAGGGCAGCCGCTCGCTCGTGGCGCACAACAACATGGTGACGAAGATCTACTTCCCGCGTCTCATCCTGCCGATGTCGGCGGTCCTCGCGGGACTTGTGGACTTTGCCATCGCCTTCGTCATCCTCGTCGCTTTGATGGCCTATTACCACGTGACTCCCGCCTGGAACCTGGTCTGGACTCTGCCTCTCTTCCTCCTGCTGGCGCTCGTCGCCGCGCTCGGAGTCGCGCTCTGGCTCTCGGCGATCAACGTCAAATATCGCGACGTCAACCAGGCCCTCCCGTTTCTGACTCAGTTCTGGCTGTTCGCCACGCCCGTGGCATATTCCTCCTCGGTCATCTCTCCCAAATGGCAGATCGTCTACTCGCTCAACCCCATGGCGGGAGTGGTCAACGGCTTCCGCTGGGCGCTGCTCGGATCGGGCAACGGCCCCGACGCGGCGCTGTGGGTCTCGGCGGCGATTTCCATCCTCGTGCTGGTGACGGGACTGTTCTACTTCCGCAGCACGGAAAAGACTTTTGCAGATACGATTTAG
- a CDS encoding 23S rRNA-intervening sequence protein: protein MALIKRFEDIQAWQEARVLVKMIYTLTKKEQFSKDYGMKDQIQRAAVSTMTNIAEGFDCESKVEFARFLGFARRSAVETQSLLYAALDINYITQTEFDAHYEQARKAKALIGGFKRSLGNK from the coding sequence ATGGCGCTGATAAAACGCTTTGAAGATATCCAAGCCTGGCAAGAGGCGCGTGTCCTTGTGAAGATGATTTATACGTTGACCAAGAAAGAGCAGTTTTCCAAAGATTATGGCATGAAAGATCAAATCCAGCGGGCGGCAGTTTCCACGATGACCAATATTGCAGAAGGTTTCGATTGCGAGTCAAAAGTTGAATTTGCCCGTTTTCTCGGCTTTGCGCGTCGTTCAGCGGTCGAGACTCAATCTCTTCTCTATGCCGCGCTGGATATAAACTATATTACCCAAACCGAATTCGACGCGCATTATGAACAAGCCCGCAAAGCAAAGGCCCTCATCGGCGGCTTCAAACGCTCGCTCGGCAACAAATAG
- a CDS encoding ABC transporter ATP-binding protein — protein MTTAISVKNLGKKYMIGAAETKFRYNMLRDVIVDTVYAPVRLAKALVGKSERRANKNFIWALDDVSFDLEEGKVLGIVGRNGAGKSTLLKILSRVTEPTRGTVAVRGRVGSLLEVGTGFHPELTGRENIYMNGAILGMKRAEIDAKFDEIVDFSEVAAFIDTPVKRYSSGMYLRLAFAVAAHLEPEILVVDEVLAVGDAEFQRKCLGKMGDVAQQGRTVLFVSHNMSAILRLTQETIVLNKGRLVMRAPTQEAVDFYLSSGQAQAGECVWEADEVPAASAPFTPIRLTVRDRSGKVVDTIRSTEEVALEFEYRLDAPVTGLRVGIYVSTMRGEYVLASFDTDDASRFENHAARAAGRYVSRAIFPPDMFNDGRYSVGVNASSFGVRRYFMDENALAFNVDISGAPGTHWPEPRVGPIRPRLEWKIEKISD, from the coding sequence ATGACAACAGCAATTTCCGTTAAAAATCTCGGCAAGAAATACATGATCGGCGCGGCGGAGACGAAGTTCCGCTACAACATGCTGCGCGACGTGATCGTGGACACGGTCTACGCGCCAGTGCGACTCGCCAAGGCGCTGGTCGGAAAGTCCGAGCGACGCGCCAACAAGAATTTCATCTGGGCGCTGGACGACGTCTCCTTTGACCTCGAGGAGGGGAAAGTCCTCGGCATCGTGGGACGCAACGGCGCGGGGAAAAGCACCCTGCTCAAGATCCTCTCCCGCGTCACCGAACCGACCAGGGGGACGGTCGCCGTGCGCGGCCGCGTCGGGTCGCTGCTGGAGGTGGGGACGGGCTTCCATCCCGAACTGACTGGCCGCGAGAACATCTACATGAACGGCGCGATCCTCGGCATGAAACGCGCCGAGATAGACGCCAAATTCGACGAGATCGTGGACTTCTCCGAAGTCGCCGCGTTCATTGATACGCCCGTCAAGCGCTACTCGTCGGGCATGTACCTGCGTCTCGCCTTCGCCGTCGCCGCGCACCTCGAACCCGAGATCCTCGTGGTGGACGAAGTGCTGGCGGTGGGCGACGCGGAGTTCCAGCGCAAGTGCCTCGGCAAGATGGGCGACGTGGCCCAGCAGGGACGCACCGTGCTGTTCGTCAGTCACAACATGTCCGCCATTCTGCGCCTCACGCAGGAAACCATCGTGCTGAACAAGGGACGCCTCGTCATGCGCGCGCCGACGCAGGAAGCCGTGGACTTCTATCTCTCGTCGGGACAGGCGCAGGCTGGAGAGTGCGTCTGGGAGGCGGACGAAGTCCCAGCCGCGAGCGCGCCGTTTACGCCGATCCGCCTCACGGTCCGCGACCGAAGCGGCAAAGTCGTGGACACGATCCGCTCCACCGAGGAGGTCGCGCTCGAATTCGAATATCGTCTCGACGCGCCCGTCACGGGCCTGCGCGTCGGGATCTACGTCTCCACCATGCGCGGCGAATACGTGCTCGCCTCGTTCGACACCGACGACGCGTCCCGCTTTGAAAATCACGCGGCGCGCGCCGCGGGTCGTTACGTCAGCCGCGCAATTTTCCCGCCCGACATGTTCAACGACGGGCGTTACAGCGTGGGCGTGAACGCGTCGTCGTTCGGCGTGCGCCGCTACTTCATGGACGAGAACGCGCTGGCGTTCAACGTGGACATCAGCGGCGCGCCTGGCACGCACTGGCCCGAACCGCGCGTCGGCCCCATCCGCCCGCGGCTGGAGTGGAAGATCGAGAAAATCAGTGATTAG